The window TAGACCACTCCTCCGCTGATTTCCGCTTTGACCGGACGGGCCGCTTCTGCTTCGAATCGTTTGCGATGCAGATATTTGCCGGAGCCCGCTTGACCGACGAACTGTTTGTCACGGATGACAAATTCACCGCGGCTGAGGACGGAGACCGGCTCGCCCTTAATTTCGAAGCCCTCAAACGCATTATAATCGACGTTCATATGATGGGTTTCAGCTGAGATGGTTCTTTCCACGGATGGATCGAAAATGACAATATCGGCGTCGCTGCCGATGGCGATCGTTCCCTTTTGCGGGAATAATCCGAACAGCTTGGCGCTGGAGGTGGAGATGATATCCACGAATTTATTGAGTGAGATCCGGCCCTTCTGCACGCCTTCGGAGTAGAGCAGGCTGAAGCGGTCCTCGATGGTCGGTCCGCCGTTCGGGATTTTGGAGAAGTCACCGAGTCCGAGGTCCTTCTGTCCCTTGAAATCGAACGAACACTGGTCGGAGCCGATGGTTTGCAGCGTGCCGCTCCATAGCGCATCCCACAGCACATCCTGGTTCCACTGCTCGCGCAGCGGCGGAGACCAGACATATTTGGCACCTTCGAAATCCGGTTTCTCTAGCGCAGTCTGATCCAGCACCAGATACTGCGGACAGGTCTCTCCGTAGACGCGCAGCCCCTTTTTGCGGGCTTCGGCGATTTTCCAGGCCGCTTCGGCACAGGTCACGTGCACGACATAGAGCTGGGAATCGGTCAGCTCTGTCAAATAAGCAGCCCGGCCGGTTGCTTCACCTTCCAGCTCCGGAGGCCGGGTCAGTGCATGGTAGATCGGATCCGTGTTGCCGGCTGCGAGAGCCTGCTCCACCAGATATTCAATCACATCACCGTTCTCGGCATGAACCATGACGAGCGCGCCTTCCCGTTTGGCCGCCTGCAGCGTCTTGAACAGCACGCCGTCATCAGCCTGGAAGGTGTTCTTGTACGCCATGAATACCTTCAGCGAGGTAATGCCCTCGTCTTCAATAATCTGCGGCAGCTCTGCGAGCACCTTGTCGTTCAGCTCCGAGACCATCAGGTGGAAGCTGTAGTCAATGACCGCCTTATCCTGCGATTTGTTATGCCAAGTATCCACTGCGCTCTGCAGCGGCTGGCCCTTGGTGGTCAGGCAGAAATCAATAATGGTTGTCGTGCCCCCGTAGGCGGCCGCAATCGTTCCGCTCTCAAAATCATCGGCGGTAACAGTTCCGCCAAAGGGCATGTCGAGATGGGTGTGGGGATCAATCCCCCCGGGAAATACATAACAGCCGGAGGCGTCTACGATTTCAGCATCCGGCGCTTCCAGATTCAGACCGATTCCGGTCACAATTCCGTCCTCGATCAGAACGTCCCCTGCATAAGTGTCCGCTGCGGTAACGATAATACCGTTTTTGATGATCTTCTTCATCTTAAACCACCTCCGCTTCCGAATATGAGCCGTTCAAGCCGCTGATCACCTGATTCCGCTGATTCCAGGTCATCGGCGCCACGCCGCTATCCAGGGCGACCATATCAATCGCACCGTCCGCCGGACAGACAATCGAGCACAAATTACAGCCTACACAGTCTTCCTCACGCACCTGCAGAATCGCCTTGCCTTCAGCATTAGTCAGCATATCGATACATTGATGCGAGGCATCCTCACAGGCAATATGGCATTTATTGCAGTTAATGCAGTTGTCCTCGTTAATTCGCGCAACCACTTTGTAGTTAAGGTCCAGATCACCCCAGTTGGAGTATTTAGGCACTGATTTGCCGATCAGCTCCGTTACCGAAGCCAGACCTTTGTCATCCAGATAATTGTTCAGGCCGTCGATCATTTCCTCAACGATCCGGAAGCCGTGATGCATAACCGCCGTACAGACCTGAATGCCGGTGGAGCCCATCAGCATGAATTCGACCACATCCTGCCAGGTGGAAATACCGCCGATCCCGGAGATCGGGACACCGACCCCGCGGTCCCGGGCACATTCAGCCACCATACTCAGGGCAATCGGCTTTACCGCCGGGCCGCAATAACCGCCATGCGCGCCTTGGCCGCCGACATTCGGAATGGTGTTCCAGCTGTGAATATCCACTCCTGCCAGACTGTTAATCGTATTGATCAGGCTGATCGCGTCCGCACCGCCTTTAACCGCATGCCGGGCCACGACCGTAATGTCGGTAATATTCGGGGTCAGCTTCACGATAACCGGTGTGGTCGCCACTTCCTTCACCCAGGTCGTCTGCGCCTGCACCAGATCAGGCTGCTGGCCGGAGGCCGCACCCATTCCGCGCTCGGCCATGCCGTGCGGACAGCCGAAGTTGAGCTCCAGCCCGTCTACACCGACTG of the Paenibacillus pedocola genome contains:
- the hydA gene encoding dihydropyrimidinase yields the protein MKKIIKNGIIVTAADTYAGDVLIEDGIVTGIGLNLEAPDAEIVDASGCYVFPGGIDPHTHLDMPFGGTVTADDFESGTIAAAYGGTTTIIDFCLTTKGQPLQSAVDTWHNKSQDKAVIDYSFHLMVSELNDKVLAELPQIIEDEGITSLKVFMAYKNTFQADDGVLFKTLQAAKREGALVMVHAENGDVIEYLVEQALAAGNTDPIYHALTRPPELEGEATGRAAYLTELTDSQLYVVHVTCAEAAWKIAEARKKGLRVYGETCPQYLVLDQTALEKPDFEGAKYVWSPPLREQWNQDVLWDALWSGTLQTIGSDQCSFDFKGQKDLGLGDFSKIPNGGPTIEDRFSLLYSEGVQKGRISLNKFVDIISTSSAKLFGLFPQKGTIAIGSDADIVIFDPSVERTISAETHHMNVDYNAFEGFEIKGEPVSVLSRGEFVIRDKQFVGQAGSGKYLHRKRFEAEAARPVKAEISGGVV
- the preA gene encoding NAD-dependent dihydropyrimidine dehydrogenase subunit PreA, which gives rise to MADLSIDLAGIKSPNPFWLASAPPTNTGYQVQRAFEAGWGGAVWKTLGEPVINTSSRFAAVHFNGQRVAGFNNIELITDRPLEVNLKEIYETKKRFPNHAIIASLMVEPKQEKWHEIVKRVEAVGVDGLELNFGCPHGMAERGMGAASGQQPDLVQAQTTWVKEVATTPVIVKLTPNITDITVVARHAVKGGADAISLINTINSLAGVDIHSWNTIPNVGGQGAHGGYCGPAVKPIALSMVAECARDRGVGVPISGIGGISTWQDVVEFMLMGSTGIQVCTAVMHHGFRIVEEMIDGLNNYLDDKGLASVTELIGKSVPKYSNWGDLDLNYKVVARINEDNCINCNKCHIACEDASHQCIDMLTNAEGKAILQVREEDCVGCNLCSIVCPADGAIDMVALDSGVAPMTWNQRNQVISGLNGSYSEAEVV